The genomic DNA tcctctctgtagaGGATCCAGGAACTTCAGCAGCTGTAGTGCTGATGACTTTGAGAAGATGATCCTGTTGACGGGGGGGACGTGTCTCCTGAATGTCCCCCGTCCTGACGAGGCCTACAGCGCCCCGTACTGTGGGAACCGGCTGGTGGACATGGGGGAGGAGTGTGACTGCGGCTCACAGAAGGTCTGTGTctgaatgatgatgatatattaatattgAGTTATCACACTAACTGCAGCTCAGAGTGTTCCAGTATCTGAACCAGCTGATTGGTCCAATCAGCAGCCAGGAtaactgacttcctgttgttgttCTGCTGCTGACGTCCTGGACAGAAACCAGCTGATAAAGCCCCTCCAggaccatatatatatatatatatatatatttatatgtactctatatgtgtgtgtgtgtttcaggagtGTGAGGAGGACCCCTGCTGTGAGTATCAGACCTGTAAACTCCGGTCAGGAGCTCAGTGTGCGTACGGAGAGTGCTGCTACAACTGTCAGGTAAACTAGcagctgatgacatcacaccaCACTGACTCTGAGGTTTTAAATACTCTAATATACACGCCACTGTTCCTCactgttcatgtgttcatgagtTCAtgagttcatgtgttcatgtgttcatgagttcatgtgttcatgtgttcatgtgttcatgagttcatgtgttcatgtgttcatgagtTCAtgagttcatgtgttcatgtgttcatgagttcatgtgttcatgtgttcatgagttcatgtgttcatgtgttcatgagttcatgtgttcatgtgttcatgtgttcatgagttcatgtgttcatgtgttcatgagttcatgtgttcatgagttcatgtgttcatgtgttcatgagttcatgtgttcatgtgttcatgagttcatgtgttcatgtgttcatgagttcatgtgttcatgtgttcatgagttcatgtgttcatgtgttcatgtgttcatgagttcatgtgttcatgagtTCAtgagttcatgtgttcatgtgttcatgtgttcatgagttcatgtgttcatgagttcatgtgttcatgagtTCATGTGTTCAGTACCTAGCAGGTGGGACGGTGTGTCGCTCCAGGACAGATGATGAGTGTGATCTAGCTGAGTACTGTAACGGCTCCTCGTCCCTCTGTCAGAGCGACGTCTTCGTCCAGGTGAGACCAGCtgatacctgtctgtctctctgtttgtctgtctgtctgtctctctgtctgtctgtctgtctgtctctctctctctctgtctgtctgtctgtctgtctgtctctgtctgtctgtctgtctgtctgtctgtctgtctctctatctctctatctctctgtctgtctgtctgtctctctgtctctctgtctctctgtctgtctgtctctctatctctctgtccgtctgtccgtctctctgtctctctgtctgtctgtctgtctgtctgtctgtctctctgtctgtctctctgtctctcagtctctctgtctgtctgtctgtctgtctgtctgtctctctgtctctctgtctctctgtctgtctgtctgtctctctgtctgtctgtctgtctgtctgtctgtctgtctgtctgtctctctgtctctctgtctctgtctctctgtctgtctctctgtctctctgtctgtctctctatctctctgtctgtctctctgtctctctgtctgtctgtctgtctgtctgtctctctgtctgtctgtctgtctgtctctctgtctgtctctctgtctgtctctcagtctctctgtctctctgtctctctgtctgtctgtctctctatctctctgtctgtctgtctgtctctctgtctctctgtctctctgtctgtccgtctgtctgtctctctgtctctctgtctgtctgtctgtctgtctgtctgtctgtctctcagtctctctgtctgtctgtctgtctctctgtctgtctctctatctctttgtctgtctgtctgtctgtctgtctgtctgtctgtctctctgtctgtctctctctctctctgtctctctgtctctctgtctctctgtctgtctgtctgtctctctgtctgtctgtctgtctctctgtctctctgtctctctgtctgtctctctatctctctgtctgtctgtctgtctctctgtctgtctgtctgtctgtctgtctctctgtctgtctgtctgtctgtctgtctgtctctctctctctctgtctctctgtctctctgtctgtctctctgtctgtctgtctgtctgtctgtctctctctctctctgtctctctgtctctctgtctgtctctctgtctgtctgtctgtctgtctgtctctctgtctctctgtctctctgtctgtcaggtATCTGAGGTGTTTACGTAACCAACGAAGGAGGAAGTGATGTTGGTGACGCTGCAggatgaatgatgatgatgatgatgatgatgatgatgatgatgatgatgatgatgatgatgatgatgatgatgaatccCTATCAGTATAtaactgtatgaaaataatatgcaagagaagcatattatttgttttcatgaacggcaggatgctccagtgttattattattattattattgttaaaggtgtgtttgtgtttcagaacGGTCAGCCGTGCCGGAGCCAGCAGGCCTACTGCTACAACGGGAAGTGTCAACACTACGACGGACAGTGTCAGGCCATCTTTGGACCCAGTACGTCTCTCTGACTCTTCATGGTCTCACTGGTCTGACTGGTGATGAACTAATGTCTGTTTGAGGAGATGATGATTGATCAGGTCCATGTTACTGATTGATAATCAATAGAATCCATCATGGTGGGATCAGACTGTTTAGAGGAAGTTCTCTTTCAGCATCACTTCTATTAAAGAGCACATTgtccttgtcctcctcctcctcctcctctcttcctttcctcctcctcctctcttcctcttttatcTGCACCTCTTCTCTTTCacttccacctcctcctcctcctctcctcttcttcctctcctcctcttcctcttcttcctctcctcctcctcttcctcttcttcctctcctcctcttctattcttcttctcctcctcctcctcgtcctctcttcctcttttatcTGCACCTCTTCTCtttcacctccacctcctcctctcctcttcttcctctcctcctcttctcttcttctcctcctctcctcttcttcctctcctcctcctcctcttcctcttcttcctctcctcctcctcttctcttcttctcctcctctcctcttattcctctcctcctcctcctcttctcttcttctcctcctctctcctccttctcctccccctcctcctcttcctctcctcctcttcctcagaggCGAAGGCGGCTCCTGAGATCTGTTTTAAGGACGTCAACAGTAAAGGAGATCGCTTCGGTAACTGTGGTTACCATAACTACGGCTACAAGAAGTGTGAGAGCAGgtaacacgcacgcacgcacgcacgcacgcacacacacacacacacacacacacacacacacacacacacacacacacacacacacacacacacacacacacacacacacacacacacacacaccccgctGTTACAGTACCAGTGCTGTCGGGAGGTTCAGACCCAACATTTGGTGCAGAGTGAGACTTCTCCACCGGCCTGTAGTCCATCTGTGTTCTGGTCTGTTCCTCACCAACGACCTGAGGAGGTCTCACTCCTCCTGTTTTATCAGGACACTTTTGGAGCTCACTTGTCTAGCCACGTATCCCAGAATGCATTTCACTCCAACCTGCGGTGTTGGTGGAGGATCAGAGCTGTTGTAGGATTCTGATAATGTCATGTTATTAAGTTTAGATATCGCGACCGTTGATCACATGATGCTCTCCGTCTCCATAGAAACGCTCTGTGTGGGAAGCTGCAGTGCTCCAACGTCCAGGCGGTGACGGTGTTCGGCATCGAGCCGTCCATCATCAGCACGCCGATCATGGGCGCCAAATGTTACGGAGTCGACTTCATGCTGGGCTCAGACGTCCCAGACCCAGGCATGGTCAACGAGGGGAGCAAGTGTGGAGACAACaaggtgaggagagaggagacgaggaggagagaggaggagagaggagacgaggaggagaggagagagaggaggaggaggagagaggaggagagatgaggaggaggaggaggaggaggagagaggaagaggagaggaagaggaagagaccaggaggagaggaagagaggaggaagaggagggagagaggaggaaaggaaacaaaaggaaggaaggaaaggaaacaacagaagaagaagtggatGAGATGTTGATGCtcgtttcttcttctgtggtgtttcttcttcttcaggtctGCGTGAACTTTGAGTGTTGCGGTGCCGACATCCTGAACTACGACTGTGACGTGGAGAAGAAGTGTCACGGACACGGGGTGAGACACGtccgcctgtctgtctgtccacctgtctgtctctcaggtgtatcacacactcacctgtctgtctgtctgtctctcaggtgtgTAACAGTAACAAGAACTGTCACTGTGCCGACGGCTGGGCGGCACCTTTCTGTGAGGTCAAAGGTTACGGAGGCAGCGTGGACAGCGGACCCACCTGGAACGGTACCGTCAGATGAATGCTAACTCATTAATGCTAACGTATTAGTGCTAACTCCAGATGCTTCTACTTTGCTGTTGTTTTGCTCGCTGTCAGTGAAACTCGGCACTTCCTGCTCagatgtttcacaataaaagcaccaCATTTGGACAATAGTGAAAGTAAATACTTCCTGTTGATATGaactctgtccgtctgtcctccTCAGATAAAGACACGTCCGTCAGAGACGGTCTGCTGgtcttcttcttcctcgtccttcCTCTTCTCGCTCTGGGTGCGTTTGTTTTCCTGCGCCGGAACGAGCTGCTGCGGCGCTTCGGGCTGAGCCGCAGGAAGAGGTCGCAGGGATACCAGTGAGTTCACACTACAGACACTGATTGGTTGGTACGGGTCATGTGATCTCCTCTGACCTTTGACTCACATGACTGACACCTTGACCTGAAGACGTCTGAATGAAGAGTCACCGGCTGTAAAACCTGTATAGAGATAGAAAGAAGTCATGTGACAAAAGACAGGTGACTgctgacatcacttcctgtcgcCATGCCGACACATCCTGAAGGTTTCAGTTGACAGCAGCTGTTGTTTCTATTAATGATCAGTTCAGACTGACAACTGTCCTCTGTGCTGCGTTCAAAGACACTCTTCTCTTAACTGTCCTCTGTGCTGCGTTCAAAGACACTCTTCTCTTAACTGTCCTCTGTGCTGCGTTCAAGGACACTCTGACTGTCCTCTGTGCTGCGTTCAAGGACGCTCTGACAACTGCTCTTAACTGTCCTCTGTGCTGCGTTCAAAGACACTCTGACTGTCCTCTGTGCTGCGTTCAAGGACACTCTGACAACTGCGCTCAACTGTCCTCTGTTCTGCGTTCAAAGACACTCTGACAACTGCTCTTAACTGTCCTCTGCTGCGTTCAAGGACGCTCTGACAACTGCTCCTAACTGTCCTCTGTGCTGCGTTCAAGGACACTCTGACAACTGCTCTTAACTGTCCTCTGCTGCGTTCAAGGACACTCTGACAACTGCTCTTAACTGTCCTCTGTGCTGCGTCCAAGGACACTCTGACAACTGCTCTTAACTGTCCTCTGTGCTGCGTTCAAGGACGCTCTGACAACTGCTCCTAACTGTCCTCTGTGCTGCGTTCAAGGACACTCTGACAACTGCTCTTAACTGTCCTTTGTGCTGCGTCCAAGGACACTCTGACAACTGCTCTTAACTGTCCTCTGTGCTGCGTCCAAGGACACTCTGACAACTGCTCTTAACTGTCCTCTGTGCTGCGTCCAAGGACACTCTGACAACTGCTCTTAACTGTCCTCTGTGCTGCGTTCAAGGACACTCTGACAACTGCTCTTAACTGTCCTCTGTGCTGCGTCCAAGGACACTCTGACAACTGCTCTTAACTGTCCTCTGTGCTGTGTTCAAAGACACTCTGACTGTCCTCTGTGGTGCATTCAAAGACACTCTGACATTTAAAAACTGAGGCTTTGCTGCCTTAACAAGCTGTGATGTCATGTCATACCTCTTGACTCCACTCACTGAgctgatgtcacttcctgtctccagGGCTGACGGCGCAGCTTCAGCCAATCCCAACAGAGGACCGCCTCCCAGAGCGCAGCCTCCATCTGTTGCCCGGGGCAACGCCAACAACATCGTCAAAGACGGGGTGAGTTTCCCGTCCTAGGAGCTAACTCTAAACCAACTGGTCCTACGAGTTAACTCTGAGCTAACTGGAACTATTATGTAGTTTTATAAATTACTTCACTTTTTAtactttgttttaaatgtgttttctgctcAGTTAGCAACAATTCCAATTAATCACCATAGCAACGCCCCTGTTAATTGGTGTCGTTGGTTCAGCGTTTAACTGACACCATGTAGACGGCAGACACAGACTCAGTGATAATGTGGTGAACCTGCCTGTGACCCTGCTGATCAGGAGGCCGCCgctagtgatgatgatgatgatgatgtcactgtgcTCGCGGTAAGCTTCAGGTTCACATTAGTGTGTTAGGTCTTAGTAGGTACCACTGTGTTGCTATGACGacccctcctccatcctctgatAGCTCCTCTTATACAGTAGTTCAACTTCTACAACGTGAGAGTGTTTTAATAATGAAAAGAGTTCAATTAGAGTCTaatcatttattaataaatatatataataaattcaATTCTCTAATCGGTAGATAATCCTGTAACTCTGATAGATTACTGCCTGCTTCTCTTAATCAACCCTCGATTAATAGAATCATCAGATTTagttgatttgtgtgtgtgtgtgtgtgttactgacAGTGTGGATGTTTCATtacaactaattaattaattaattaatgaaatgaatgCGTTGATGAGTCCTAacatcctctgctctctctccatGTGAAGCACCACGCTCAGCTACTGCCACCGCAGGAGGTAAAATACTCTCACTACTCACAatgtaatactactactactactactactactataatactactactactactgtaatactactgctactactactgtaataataccactactactactgtaatactactactactactgtaataataccactactactactgtaatactactactactattactactactactgtaatcTGTAATACTATTACGATAGTACTCTGAACTGCATCTGCTTCCTGCTGCTTTTATTGAAACTGATTTATTATGAGAGTTATTTTACATTCTGTGTTTGTCTTACTCAGTcttattaaataaaagtacaaagtattagcatcaacatctacttaaagtaccaaaagtaaaagtactcattctgcagaataatctttgttatattattgtattatatatattataaattaatcattgatgcattaatgtgttcatcactttaatgtgtcagccggtaaaggtggagctacttttaatgacttttggtgatattttacaaatatttttgcatatattgatttttgtctgataatttattcatatttttctgatattttacaaatgttttttaatattttactgatattttgcatattttatcaatttttgTCTgatgattaatcattttttttatttaacttatatttttatggtattttactaatatgtttcgGGATATTTTACGAATATTTTTTACCgatattttgcatattttatacatttttgactgataatttatcaatatttttctgatatttgacttatatttattgatattttactaatatttttataatattttactaatatgtttataatattttacaaatgtttttttaggatattttactgatattttggatattttactaGTATTTGTCTGATGCTACActaatatttttctaatatttttgggatattttatttgttcatccCTTTAATGTGTCAGCTGGTTtaggtggagctcatttgaatgactttatatacagctgctagtttaatctataataatacatcggTATTTGTAACTAAAGctttcagataaatgtagtggagtgaaaAGTAGTATATTTTAGAGCTTCAACTCATCCATTCATCAACTGATTATTTTACTAATTAATTGTTTTGCCTATAAAATGTCCAGAAACTGTGAAAAACTCCTCTTATTATTTCCCTCATTCCAAAGcgacgtcctcaaatatctagttttgtccaaccaacagtccaaaaccataAAAGGTTTCTGTGAATGTGGAGGTTTAATAACCTGAGGAGGAGTTTCTGTTCCACAGATCCACATAAATAGACGTAGTGGGGGTGTTTATCACCAGAGTTACAACCTGGCTTTGAAACAGCTCTTAGTACATCATGCAGGGAGATAACATGATAACATCATGCAGAAAATATAACTGAAGAGTTCAAATGAGTGAATAAAGTGAGGAAGACATTTAActctgctgtctgtgtgtttgtgatcaGGTGATGGAGACCAGCAGGACAGCTTCCTCCTACGCTGtgaggcctcctcctcctcctctgtaagATCAATGACATCATATCTCACTGCTCAGCTTCTGGGAACACTAACACTCTCAGTCAAAGCCCAACATATCCACACAAGCTCCTCTTACTAGCTCTAACCAGAGAGGTGTTGCTCAGGagtcatgtgatgtgatgacaCCTGAGatatctccatgacaactgagcaaacccCACCTGGTGATGGAGACCGTGAGACCTGGTAGAAAGAGGACCTCCAGTTAAGATTTCAAGAATGAACTGTCATCATGCTCAAAGTCAAAGTAGTTCAGGTTGATAAAGCTGAAGCTAACTCTGAGCTAACTGGACCGTGAAGCTAACTCTATGCTAACTGGTCCTAGGAGCTAAAACCAAGTTCCAACAGAACCAATCTGTGTAAATACCACGTTGAATGTTGTTGTTTCTAACAGGTGtattaatataaatgtataaaggaGACGTTGTCGTCGTCTCGGAAGAGTTTTTGTACGTTTTTGCCagttttcacagtttgtgggttaccttctagacccAACCCAGTTCTGGTTGTTGActtctctcttttatttttcacttctctCTCAGAAAACCGAAACCTTCTGCTGCATCTCAGCCTCACCTGGTGCCTCAAAGACCCGCCCCCGCTCCACCTGTTTAACCAATCAGGGCGCTCCGCCCACCACACCTGGATGACACccgtcccctcctcctcttcttctcctcctcctcttcctcttcaacCTCACTCCCCACCTCACAACAGCCAGGAAAGGATTCTGGAGCCGAGTTGGCCGACAGCCAGCCCTGGACTACAAACTGGACCTCTCCACCAGGAAACTGGACCGAGTCAGACCGGACCGGGAACCAGAACCAACAGGAACGCA from Sebastes fasciatus isolate fSebFas1 chromosome 6, fSebFas1.pri, whole genome shotgun sequence includes the following:
- the LOC141770046 gene encoding disintegrin and metalloproteinase domain-containing protein 9-like isoform X2, producing the protein MKMMGGRRVELLEVCCLLLLTGYSHCRDSQQTEHLSSYQLTVPRPIGGRLRRDLDGRPPNQVSYIISVDGNDHVVHLERNQLLLPADFTVFSYSPNGSLITSRPPVQDHCHYQGFVQDMEASSVAMSICNGLRGVLHLADDSYGIEPLDSAPEQHLVYRLQDVTSQPRGCGTPHHDERYRGNNATTEHAQHKPEEIHHRGHSRMKRAVLHLTHYVELLLVVDNERYNYMNKNETAVRDEMVHLANFIDSIYMQLNVRVVLVGLEIWTQQNLISTEGGAGEVLNRFTQWREKELVHRRRHDSAQLILKKGFGGTAGMAFVSTVCSRSHGGGINAFTNNNVPSFASIVAHELGHNLGMNHDDGRSCTCAVAACIMNSGATGSRNFSSCSADDFEKMILLTGGTCLLNVPRPDEAYSAPYCGNRLVDMGEECDCGSQKECEEDPCCEYQTCKLRSGAQCAYGECCYNCQYLAGGTVCRSRTDDECDLAEYCNGSSSLCQSDVFVQNGQPCRSQQAYCYNGKCQHYDGQCQAIFGPKAKAAPEICFKDVNSKGDRFGNCGYHNYGYKKCESRNALCGKLQCSNVQAVTVFGIEPSIISTPIMGAKCYGVDFMLGSDVPDPGMVNEGSKCGDNKVCVNFECCGADILNYDCDVEKKCHGHGVCNSNKNCHCADGWAAPFCEVKGYGGSVDSGPTWNDKDTSVRDGLLVFFFLVLPLLALGAFVFLRRNELLRRFGLSRRKRSQGYQADGAASANPNRGPPPRAQPPSVARGNANNIVKDGVMETSRTASSYAVRPPPPPLKPKPSAASQPHLVPQRPAPAPPV
- the LOC141770046 gene encoding disintegrin and metalloproteinase domain-containing protein 9-like isoform X3, which encodes MKMMGGRRVELLEVCCLLLLTGYSHCRDSQQTEHLSSYQLTVPRPIGGRLRRDLDGRPPNQVSYIISVDGNDHVVHLERNQLLLPADFTVFSYSPNGSLITSRPPVQDHCHYQGFVQDMEASSVAMSICNGLRGVLHLADDSYGIEPLDSAPEQHLVYRLQDVTSQPRGCGTPHHDERYRGNNATTEHAQHKPEEIHHRGHSRMKRAVLHLTHYVELLLVVDNERYNYMNKNETAVRDEMVHLANFIDSIYMQLNVRVVLVGLEIWTQQNLISTEGGAGEVLNRFTQWREKELVHRRRHDSAQLILKKGFGGTAGMAFVSTVCSRSHGGGINAFTNNNVPSFASIVAHELGHNLGMNHDDGRSCTCAVAACIMNSGATGSRNFSSCSADDFEKMILLTGGTCLLNVPRPDEAYSAPYCGNRLVDMGEECDCGSQKECEEDPCCEYQTCKLRSGAQCAYGECCYNCQYLAGGTVCRSRTDDECDLAEYCNGSSSLCQSDVFVQNGQPCRSQQAYCYNGKCQHYDGQCQAIFGPKAKAAPEICFKDVNSKGDRFGNCGYHNYGYKKCESRNALCGKLQCSNVQAVTVFGIEPSIISTPIMGAKCYGVDFMLGSDVPDPGMVNEGSKCGDNKVCVNFECCGADILNYDCDVEKKCHGHGVCNSNKNCHCADGWAAPFCEVKGYGGSVDSGPTWNDKDTSVRDGLLVFFFLVLPLLALGAFVFLRRNELLRRFGLSRRKRSQGYQADGAASANPNRGPPPRAQPPSVARGNANNIVKDGEAAASDDDDDDVTVLAVSFRFTLVC
- the LOC141770046 gene encoding disintegrin and metalloproteinase domain-containing protein 9-like isoform X1 — translated: MKMMGGRRVELLEVCCLLLLTGYSHCRDSQQTEHLSSYQLTVPRPIGGRLRRDLDGRPPNQVSYIISVDGNDHVVHLERNQLLLPADFTVFSYSPNGSLITSRPPVQDHCHYQGFVQDMEASSVAMSICNGLRGVLHLADDSYGIEPLDSAPEQHLVYRLQDVTSQPRGCGTPHHDERYRGNNATTEHAQHKPEEIHHRGHSRMKRAVLHLTHYVELLLVVDNERYNYMNKNETAVRDEMVHLANFIDSIYMQLNVRVVLVGLEIWTQQNLISTEGGAGEVLNRFTQWREKELVHRRRHDSAQLILKKGFGGTAGMAFVSTVCSRSHGGGINAFTNNNVPSFASIVAHELGHNLGMNHDDGRSCTCAVAACIMNSGATGSRNFSSCSADDFEKMILLTGGTCLLNVPRPDEAYSAPYCGNRLVDMGEECDCGSQKECEEDPCCEYQTCKLRSGAQCAYGECCYNCQYLAGGTVCRSRTDDECDLAEYCNGSSSLCQSDVFVQNGQPCRSQQAYCYNGKCQHYDGQCQAIFGPKAKAAPEICFKDVNSKGDRFGNCGYHNYGYKKCESRNALCGKLQCSNVQAVTVFGIEPSIISTPIMGAKCYGVDFMLGSDVPDPGMVNEGSKCGDNKVCVNFECCGADILNYDCDVEKKCHGHGVCNSNKNCHCADGWAAPFCEVKGYGGSVDSGPTWNDKDTSVRDGLLVFFFLVLPLLALGAFVFLRRNELLRRFGLSRRKRSQGYQADGAASANPNRGPPPRAQPPSVARGNANNIVKDGHHAQLLPPQEVMETSRTASSYAVRPPPPPLKPKPSAASQPHLVPQRPAPAPPV